A genomic window from Synergistaceae bacterium includes:
- a CDS encoding acetate kinase — MKILVINCGSSSLKYQLFDMENESVSAKGLVDRIGIDGSNITHRKTGADPFKIETPIKDHKFAMKLVLDALLDKDHGVLKSLDEISAAGHRIVSGGDYFKDAVLVNDEVMDALRKCIPLAPLHNPGHIMGIEAIQHALPKLPNVVVFDTAFHQTMPDYAYMYGLPWEFYEVHRVRRYGAHGTSHNFVALRAAEILGKPINEIKMVTCHLGNGSSITAVKNGKCIDTSMGLTPLAGVLMGTRTGDMDPACVPFVQNITKYSADEMNNFMNKKSGLLGISGVSSDLRDVEEAANNGNERAKLAINMLEYGIKKYIGAYTVAMEGLDAIVFTAGIGENSAATRESVCKGLEFMGVKIDPAKNNIRGKEAIVSADDSKVKVLVVPTNEELMIARETKRIAFE; from the coding sequence ATGAAAATTCTTGTAATCAATTGCGGCAGTTCATCACTGAAATATCAATTATTTGATATGGAAAACGAGTCAGTCTCGGCTAAGGGTCTTGTTGACCGTATCGGCATTGACGGCTCTAATATCACTCACAGAAAAACAGGAGCAGACCCCTTCAAAATCGAGACACCCATTAAGGATCACAAATTTGCAATGAAACTCGTACTTGATGCACTGCTTGATAAAGATCACGGCGTTCTGAAGTCGCTTGATGAAATTTCTGCAGCGGGTCATCGCATAGTTTCCGGCGGTGATTACTTCAAAGATGCAGTACTTGTTAATGATGAAGTTATGGACGCACTTAGAAAATGTATTCCGTTAGCACCTTTGCACAATCCCGGCCACATAATGGGAATCGAAGCAATACAGCACGCGCTCCCGAAATTGCCGAACGTTGTAGTATTTGATACAGCTTTTCATCAGACAATGCCCGATTACGCGTATATGTATGGATTGCCTTGGGAATTTTACGAGGTTCACAGAGTCAGACGTTACGGCGCACATGGAACGAGTCATAATTTCGTCGCGTTGAGAGCAGCAGAGATTCTCGGAAAGCCCATCAATGAAATCAAAATGGTAACTTGCCACTTAGGAAACGGAAGCTCAATAACTGCCGTCAAAAATGGAAAATGTATCGATACTTCAATGGGATTAACGCCGCTTGCAGGTGTCTTAATGGGAACAAGAACGGGCGACATGGATCCCGCGTGCGTACCGTTTGTGCAGAATATCACGAAATACAGCGCAGACGAAATGAATAATTTCATGAACAAGAAGAGCGGCTTATTAGGAATTTCCGGAGTCAGCAGTGATTTACGCGATGTCGAGGAAGCAGCCAATAACGGCAATGAACGCGCCAAACTTGCAATTAACATGCTCGAATACGGAATCAAGAAATATATCGGTGCTTATACAGTCGCAATGGAAGGACTCGACGCAATTGTATTCACAGCAGGAATCGGCGAAAACAGCGCGGCAACTCGTGAATCAGTCTGCAAAGGTCTTGAGTTCATGGGCGTAAAGATTGACCCGGCAAAAAATAATATTCGCGGTAAAGAAGCGATTGTCAGTGCTGATGACTCGAAAGTAAAAGTTTTAGTCGTGCCCACTAATGAAGAATTAATGATAGCACGTGAGACAAAGAGAATCGCATTTGAATAA
- a CDS encoding DUF177 domain-containing protein, whose translation MNKLFTDSQRALINPPAKNDNETENFFPFDFPAGVLDFDGQEFIFPSGLHVDAFVSWLDENLLTVKIAVDSEIESECARCLKPVNLALSGELMYLYYLHGSESEDSLPDDYMPVEIDFFGRVLDIMPQIQESVYTLLPTKVLCREDCAGLCPVCGADLNLGKCSCVKTEEDPRLAALKNFVVE comes from the coding sequence TTGAATAAATTATTTACTGACTCGCAAAGAGCATTAATAAACCCTCCCGCAAAGAATGACAACGAGACAGAAAATTTTTTCCCGTTCGATTTTCCTGCGGGTGTTCTCGATTTTGACGGCCAAGAATTTATTTTCCCGTCGGGCTTGCATGTTGACGCGTTTGTCAGCTGGCTCGATGAAAATTTATTAACCGTGAAAATAGCTGTAGATTCAGAAATTGAGTCGGAGTGCGCGCGGTGTCTTAAGCCGGTGAATCTTGCATTATCAGGCGAATTAATGTATCTTTATTATTTGCATGGCTCTGAATCTGAAGACTCTTTGCCTGATGATTATATGCCGGTAGAGATTGATTTTTTCGGGCGTGTGCTTGACATAATGCCTCAGATTCAAGAAAGCGTTTATACGTTGCTTCCCACTAAAGTTTTATGCCGGGAAGACTGCGCGGGATTGTGTCCTGTGTGCGGTGCTGATTTGAATTTGGGTAAATGTTCATGCGTCAAGACAGAAGAAGATCCGAGACTTGCGGCGTTGAAAAATTTTGTAGTCGAGTAA
- the rpmF gene encoding 50S ribosomal protein L32 encodes MATPKRKTSHARTSQRKANWLGALSAPVTINCPHCGEVTLAHHACPSCGYYRGRQVVKVSTEAAAS; translated from the coding sequence ATGGCAACACCTAAGAGAAAAACATCTCATGCACGAACCTCACAGAGAAAAGCAAATTGGCTCGGAGCATTGAGCGCACCAGTAACTATTAACTGCCCTCACTGCGGTGAGGTAACGCTCGCACATCATGCCTGCCCTTCATGCGGTTATTATCGCGGCCGTCAGGTTGTGAAGGTCAGCACAGAAGCAGCAGCAAGTTAA